A genomic stretch from Bdellovibrionales bacterium includes:
- a CDS encoding CPXCG motif-containing cysteine-rich protein, with protein MEELEKFFRCPYCHQKISMLLDLSLDDTQSYIEDCEVCCRPIQITYSVHHGEVTSFIAEGAGG; from the coding sequence ATGGAAGAGTTAGAGAAGTTCTTTCGCTGCCCGTATTGTCATCAGAAAATTTCTATGCTGCTGGATTTGTCGTTAGACGATACGCAGTCTTACATCGAGGACTGCGAAGTGTGCTGCCGTCCCATTCAGATCACTTACTCGGTTCATCACGGAGAAGTGACCTCGTTCATCGCCGAAGGCGCCGGTGGCTAA
- a CDS encoding ferrous iron transport protein A produces the protein MTLLNYAEKHSLAENLEILGIQGENAICERLQEMGLHKGLKIKLLGRAPLRGPLLIQFGTSFIALRAEEAACTLIQAQ, from the coding sequence ATGACTCTTCTCAATTACGCTGAAAAACACTCGCTTGCGGAAAACCTCGAAATCCTTGGGATTCAGGGGGAAAATGCCATTTGTGAACGTCTCCAGGAAATGGGGCTGCATAAAGGGCTTAAAATCAAACTTCTGGGGCGCGCTCCGCTCCGGGGACCGCTGCTTATTCAGTTCGGCACAAGTTTCATCGCTCTACGCGCAGAGGAGGCCGCATGTACTTTGATTCAGGCTCAGTAA
- a CDS encoding 6-carboxytetrahydropterin synthase, translating into MTETSLQLAKQNFKFSSAHFLIFDDHSAERLHGHNYQVRVEIGIPDQDAMKATGFFVDFNVFKKYIKSALDRWDEMVILPKDHKDMKFNSRGTSLEVTFRDRFYTFPANEVVLLPVTNTSVEQLSRLLAEDFMREFKAYKVSFVSVYVEETTGQGAATKVTA; encoded by the coding sequence ATGACTGAAACCAGCTTACAATTGGCAAAGCAAAATTTTAAGTTTTCAAGCGCCCACTTTCTAATTTTTGATGATCACTCCGCGGAGCGTTTGCACGGTCATAATTACCAGGTCCGTGTTGAAATCGGCATCCCAGATCAAGACGCGATGAAAGCCACCGGCTTCTTCGTCGATTTCAATGTATTTAAGAAATACATTAAGTCTGCTCTGGATCGCTGGGATGAAATGGTGATTTTGCCAAAAGACCATAAGGACATGAAATTCAACAGTCGCGGAACGAGTCTCGAAGTGACATTCCGTGATCGTTTTTATACGTTCCCGGCGAATGAAGTCGTGTTGTTACCTGTTACCAATACGAGTGTAGAACAGCTGTCTCGATTGCTTGCCGAAGATTTCATGCGCGAATTTAAAGCCTACAAGGTGAGCTTTGTTAGTGTCTACGTGGAAGAGACAACGGGGCAGGGGGCAGCCACGAAGGTGACTGCGTGA
- a CDS encoding 6-carboxytetrahydropterin synthase, which translates to MKFELKQHFQIESARFLPKLEKSHPCSRMHGHSFKIILTLVGGLDPVVGWVIDYNEIEARMKPILDMIDHRVLNEVPGLENPTSEYLAKWLYDKARAVLPTLTRVTVAETPATECSYPA; encoded by the coding sequence ATGAAATTCGAACTCAAACAGCACTTTCAAATCGAATCCGCGCGCTTTTTACCAAAGCTTGAAAAATCTCACCCCTGCTCTCGTATGCATGGCCATAGTTTTAAGATCATCCTGACCCTGGTCGGGGGCCTTGATCCTGTGGTTGGCTGGGTGATTGATTATAACGAGATTGAGGCACGCATGAAGCCGATTTTGGATATGATCGACCACCGCGTGTTGAATGAGGTCCCGGGCCTTGAAAATCCAACCTCGGAGTATCTGGCGAAGTGGCTTTACGATAAAGCCCGCGCCGTGCTGCCGACTCTGACTCGGGTGACGGTGGCTGAAACTCCTGCAACGGAATGCTCTTACCCGGCATAA
- the psd gene encoding phosphatidylserine decarboxylase (Phosphatidylserine decarboxylase is synthesized as a single chain precursor. Generation of the pyruvoyl active site from a Ser is coupled to cleavage of a Gly-Ser bond between the larger (beta) and smaller (alpha chains). It is an integral membrane protein.) produces MSAITKFLPRNHLSYLVGKLVHWRGPRIWASVTIRIFAKIYNINLDEAEKPVSGYPSLGEFFVRKLKAGVRPVAKSAAAIHPADSQISQYGRIHGGKLVQAKGKDYSVQDLLANQAALQTYQNGFFITYYLCPTDYHRVHSPVSGLITKVTHVPGELWPVNKWSVENIHDLMSVNERIIVEIASDYGPASVVFVGATNVGQIELSFDPSFRGNQLNMSKNRVVEYKTPISIEKGDELGMFRMGSTIIMVYTEDFANKFEGKMNLDQFVKVGQPLTRD; encoded by the coding sequence ATGTCAGCCATTACCAAATTTCTGCCTCGGAATCATTTAAGCTATCTGGTCGGTAAACTCGTTCACTGGCGCGGCCCCCGTATTTGGGCGTCAGTCACGATCCGTATTTTTGCTAAAATTTACAACATCAACCTTGATGAGGCCGAAAAACCGGTGAGTGGTTATCCGAGTCTGGGCGAGTTCTTCGTGCGTAAGCTCAAAGCGGGTGTGCGTCCTGTGGCGAAGTCGGCAGCGGCGATTCACCCGGCGGATAGTCAAATCAGCCAATATGGTCGAATCCACGGTGGAAAACTTGTACAAGCCAAGGGCAAGGACTACTCCGTTCAGGATTTGCTGGCGAATCAGGCAGCTCTGCAGACTTACCAAAACGGCTTTTTTATCACGTACTACCTCTGCCCAACGGACTATCACCGTGTGCACTCTCCGGTGAGTGGGCTTATCACGAAAGTGACCCATGTGCCGGGCGAGCTCTGGCCGGTCAATAAGTGGAGTGTGGAAAATATTCACGATTTGATGTCCGTGAACGAGAGAATCATCGTCGAAATCGCCAGTGACTACGGTCCTGCAAGCGTCGTTTTCGTGGGCGCAACGAATGTGGGGCAAATTGAACTGAGCTTTGATCCGAGCTTCCGTGGCAATCAGCTCAATATGAGCAAAAACCGTGTGGTGGAATACAAGACTCCGATCTCAATTGAAAAAGGTGATGAGCTTGGCATGTTCCGCATGGGAAGCACGATCATCATGGTTTACACCGAAGATTTCGCGAACAAGTTTGAAGGAAAAATGAACCTCGATCAGTTCGTGAAAGTCGGTCAACCCCTGACCCGCGACTAA
- a CDS encoding ferrous iron transporter B gives MYFDSGSVKALSVALVGAPNSGKTTLYNWLTGSNFKTVNYPGATVEYSLGRLAPHLRVVEDEKLLVMDTPGTYSLHPKSADEEVTLKAIYKNPELGRVDYIVVVVDGTQLSRHLQLVQQVKETGFPFVVAFTMADLMRKQGIHPSLEILEKEFGCKVVPFEGLLGGGLKELVTALRALKPSAKVQDPVVWDFEHKEQKIRECETLASRVLHENDKAAKEKIQGLAKNTRRLDQFLLHPVLGLLLFVVIMGALFTSIFWVAAPLMDLVDGAFSALGNYVHAFDDKALWTDFLANGVIASFGAVLVFVPQIFILFLGIGVLESTGYLARAATLIDRPFSMLGMSGRSFVPILSGFACAVPAMIATRNISSTRDRWITNFIVPLMTCSARLPVYALFLAFLFKDQPAWKAGIAMAILYFAAALVGAIAAGVINKFLPQGQSAFFMMELPLYRRPRVKVLLRQALTRTLSYVKRAGPPIFIFAAIMWAATTFPHYNMEDAQQKLEQSYAGHVGHLIEPIVHPMGVDWRVGVGLISAFAAREVFVSSLAVTFNITDDNADSAQQSLLTQMQTAVNSQGEKVFTVASVVGLLIFFMIALQCMSTFAVSAREMGSIKFALTQLVAFNIGAYVLAVAAYQGLKAMGLG, from the coding sequence ATGTACTTTGATTCAGGCTCAGTAAAAGCTCTGTCCGTAGCTCTTGTTGGGGCACCGAACTCCGGCAAGACGACGCTCTATAATTGGCTGACCGGTTCGAATTTTAAAACCGTGAATTATCCGGGCGCAACAGTGGAGTATTCTCTCGGCCGTTTGGCTCCGCACTTGCGTGTTGTGGAAGATGAAAAGCTTCTTGTGATGGACACGCCCGGCACTTACAGTCTTCATCCGAAAAGTGCTGATGAAGAAGTGACTCTGAAAGCAATTTACAAAAATCCTGAGCTTGGCCGCGTGGACTACATCGTTGTTGTCGTCGACGGGACTCAATTGTCGCGTCACCTTCAGCTTGTTCAACAGGTGAAGGAAACAGGTTTTCCGTTTGTCGTGGCGTTTACCATGGCTGATCTTATGCGTAAGCAGGGGATTCATCCTTCATTGGAAATTCTTGAAAAAGAATTCGGCTGCAAAGTCGTTCCTTTTGAAGGACTTCTCGGTGGCGGTTTGAAAGAGCTTGTGACGGCACTCCGCGCCCTGAAGCCTTCGGCGAAAGTTCAGGATCCTGTGGTTTGGGACTTTGAGCATAAAGAGCAAAAAATCCGCGAGTGCGAAACTCTCGCAAGCCGTGTTCTGCATGAGAACGACAAAGCCGCGAAAGAAAAAATCCAAGGACTTGCTAAAAACACGCGCCGCTTGGATCAGTTTTTATTGCATCCGGTGTTGGGTTTGCTTTTGTTTGTGGTTATTATGGGCGCGCTCTTTACCAGTATTTTCTGGGTGGCGGCTCCTTTGATGGATCTGGTGGACGGAGCCTTTAGTGCGCTTGGAAACTATGTCCATGCATTTGATGACAAAGCCCTGTGGACGGACTTCCTGGCCAACGGTGTGATTGCGAGCTTCGGTGCGGTTTTGGTTTTCGTTCCGCAGATTTTCATTCTGTTTCTTGGTATTGGCGTTTTAGAAAGCACGGGCTACTTAGCGCGGGCGGCGACCTTGATTGACCGTCCGTTTTCAATGTTGGGGATGAGTGGACGTTCGTTCGTTCCAATCTTGTCAGGCTTTGCCTGTGCCGTGCCTGCGATGATTGCAACAAGAAATATTTCTTCCACTCGCGATCGTTGGATTACAAACTTCATCGTGCCTTTGATGACTTGCTCAGCACGTCTTCCGGTTTATGCGCTTTTCTTGGCGTTCTTATTCAAAGACCAGCCGGCGTGGAAGGCCGGAATCGCCATGGCGATTTTGTATTTCGCCGCGGCCCTTGTCGGCGCCATTGCGGCCGGCGTGATTAATAAATTCTTACCACAAGGACAGAGCGCATTCTTTATGATGGAATTGCCATTGTACCGTCGTCCGCGTGTAAAAGTTCTTCTTCGTCAGGCGCTGACTCGAACATTGTCTTACGTCAAACGCGCCGGACCGCCGATCTTTATTTTTGCGGCGATTATGTGGGCGGCAACGACGTTCCCTCACTACAATATGGAAGATGCTCAGCAGAAGCTTGAGCAAAGCTATGCCGGTCATGTCGGTCACTTGATTGAGCCGATTGTTCACCCCATGGGGGTTGATTGGCGTGTGGGCGTTGGTTTGATTTCAGCGTTTGCGGCCCGTGAAGTGTTCGTTTCTTCTTTGGCTGTGACTTTTAACATCACTGACGACAATGCCGATTCTGCTCAACAAAGCTTGCTGACACAGATGCAGACTGCGGTGAATTCTCAAGGTGAAAAGGTCTTTACTGTTGCCAGTGTCGTGGGGCTTTTGATTTTCTTCATGATTGCGCTTCAGTGCATGTCGACCTTTGCTGTTTCGGCGCGGGAGATGG
- a CDS encoding ATP-binding cassette domain-containing protein — MSLVQLNSFSKIVIVGTSGAGKTTLAQAIAHKYELSDIELDALYWEPHWTPAEPAAFQSRVRNAMDDKGWVVHGNYSKVRDIIWNKADVIIWLDYPRHLVWWRILRRTIHRAFTRAKVCGDNTESFRLSFFSKESIILWSLRTYNRNRKLYSSLMQDPQFAPKFIRVRTPAEARRLLD; from the coding sequence ATGTCGCTTGTACAACTGAATTCTTTTTCTAAGATCGTGATTGTCGGCACCAGTGGTGCTGGCAAGACGACTTTAGCTCAAGCCATCGCCCATAAGTACGAGCTTTCGGATATTGAACTTGATGCCCTTTATTGGGAACCTCATTGGACTCCAGCTGAGCCCGCGGCCTTTCAGTCTCGCGTACGAAATGCGATGGACGACAAAGGCTGGGTCGTTCACGGTAATTACTCCAAGGTGCGCGATATCATCTGGAATAAGGCTGATGTCATCATATGGCTCGATTATCCGCGCCATTTGGTATGGTGGCGAATCCTCCGCCGCACGATTCACCGAGCCTTTACGCGCGCGAAAGTCTGCGGCGACAACACGGAAAGTTTCCGCCTCTCTTTCTTCAGCAAAGAGTCTATCATTTTGTGGTCGCTGCGCACCTACAACCGCAACCGCAAGCTCTACAGCTCCCTCATGCAAGACCCGCAATTCGCCCCCAAATTCATCCGCGTACGAACCCCCGCCGAAGCCCGTCGTCTGCTCGATTAA
- a CDS encoding DUF3015 family protein has product MKKVLAASVATALLMAGSSSMAADAGCGLGSIIFTKNSKLIQLFAATTNTSTLTQPLGITFGTSGCSASGLVMNDKQIQYFVEINQEELSREMAQGHGEKLATLALLKGCSSQDSQKAFAGFTQSSYSQILPAANTSAVDMVHNLNAEMAGQAELNQMCHGS; this is encoded by the coding sequence ATGAAAAAGGTATTAGCGGCTTCCGTCGCAACAGCATTGTTAATGGCAGGTTCTTCATCAATGGCTGCGGACGCGGGATGCGGTCTTGGCAGTATTATTTTCACTAAAAACTCAAAGCTAATTCAGCTTTTTGCAGCAACAACAAACACGTCTACTTTGACTCAGCCTTTGGGTATCACCTTCGGTACATCTGGCTGTTCTGCAAGCGGCTTGGTTATGAACGACAAACAAATCCAGTACTTCGTTGAAATCAATCAAGAAGAACTTTCACGCGAAATGGCTCAAGGTCATGGCGAGAAGTTGGCGACTTTGGCTCTTTTGAAAGGCTGTTCAAGCCAAGACTCTCAAAAAGCTTTCGCGGGCTTCACCCAGTCTTCTTACTCTCAAATCTTGCCAGCGGCGAACACAAGCGCTGTCGACATGGTTCACAACTTGAATGCTGAAATGGCAGGTCAAGCTGAACTCAACCAAATGTGCCATGGTTCTTAA
- a CDS encoding DUF4105 domain-containing protein, with protein sequence MVLNRFLVFLFLTLIAPHSVWGFSLEQTGSYKKIALEKHLAENPQWLKLGHYHKTWTGNYHSKILGNFFLSPLGAENPEAELLTTIDQLFSADQSQLQCRYLGRMHWLKTVLPLKNEDLVTCTERDEWKKKLGAKEAYIIFAAGDLTSPGSSFGHTFLRLHNPENTQQKELLDYGVNYAALTGQDAGALYALKGLFGFYPGNFSMLPYHEKIREYTNLEGRDLWEYKLKLSESDVEFMVDHLLELDGSYSYYYFSDENCSYQILELINLVRPKMNLTQEFSNFVIPLDTVRLLNDDGFLESEKVRPSLQAEWRTRYAGLSLGEKKELRDAVKTPKEFKFTEKLSNKEKAEVLEASMSYMAIKEYREQKEFKDERYALAVQRAKLGQITGPMIIDPPASPLLSHRAMGAYFGYGSYDEKSYFSFKYRRAFHDLLSDDTGLSPFIHLEVLSLEFRYFLTSQNLDLTHFTFLNILSTSPTNILDHPVSWTVDIGTRPKLAPYFDFGAGSSFDVAQKYPTRWVFLGRMENRTEDSKYAGYAGAQALLMTKWDPHFRSLFGAKYLYSLQEHEFFWDNQFGISVSSGAHEVRVEYQNRHEISDMKGSYIYFF encoded by the coding sequence ATGGTTCTTAATCGGTTCTTGGTATTTTTGTTTCTAACACTGATAGCCCCGCACTCTGTGTGGGGCTTTTCATTGGAGCAGACAGGCTCCTATAAAAAAATCGCTCTCGAAAAACACCTCGCCGAGAACCCGCAATGGCTGAAACTCGGGCACTATCACAAAACTTGGACTGGAAATTATCACTCAAAAATTCTCGGAAATTTCTTTCTTTCGCCTCTAGGCGCTGAGAATCCCGAAGCGGAACTCCTAACGACAATAGACCAGCTCTTTTCCGCCGACCAAAGCCAGCTTCAATGCCGTTACCTCGGCCGCATGCACTGGCTTAAAACCGTCTTACCGCTTAAAAACGAAGACCTCGTTACGTGTACGGAGCGCGATGAATGGAAGAAGAAGCTCGGCGCTAAAGAAGCTTATATTATTTTTGCCGCCGGAGACCTCACAAGTCCGGGCTCAAGCTTCGGGCATACCTTTTTAAGACTGCATAATCCCGAAAACACCCAGCAAAAAGAACTGCTCGACTATGGCGTTAACTACGCCGCCCTGACCGGTCAAGATGCGGGCGCGCTCTATGCGCTCAAAGGACTTTTTGGTTTTTATCCCGGAAACTTTTCGATGCTTCCTTATCACGAAAAAATCCGCGAATACACAAACCTCGAGGGCCGGGATCTTTGGGAGTACAAATTAAAACTTTCTGAGAGCGACGTCGAGTTCATGGTAGATCACTTGCTCGAACTCGACGGCAGTTATTCTTACTACTATTTTTCGGATGAAAACTGCTCGTATCAGATTCTGGAACTTATTAATCTTGTTCGGCCCAAAATGAATCTCACTCAGGAGTTTAGTAATTTTGTGATTCCGCTCGATACCGTGCGACTGCTCAATGATGACGGCTTTCTTGAAAGTGAAAAGGTGAGACCTTCGTTACAGGCCGAATGGCGCACCCGTTATGCGGGACTTAGTTTGGGTGAGAAAAAAGAACTCCGCGATGCCGTGAAGACTCCGAAGGAGTTTAAATTCACCGAGAAGCTTTCAAACAAAGAAAAGGCCGAAGTGCTTGAGGCCTCGATGAGTTATATGGCCATCAAAGAATACCGCGAACAAAAAGAATTTAAAGACGAGAGGTATGCGCTGGCCGTTCAACGCGCGAAGCTTGGCCAGATTACTGGACCTATGATCATAGACCCGCCGGCATCGCCCTTACTCAGTCATCGGGCCATGGGCGCTTATTTTGGCTATGGCTCGTATGATGAAAAAAGCTATTTCAGTTTTAAGTACCGCCGCGCTTTTCATGATCTGCTTTCAGACGATACGGGACTTTCTCCATTTATTCACTTAGAAGTTCTCAGTCTTGAGTTCCGCTACTTCTTGACCAGCCAGAATCTAGATCTGACTCACTTTACATTTTTAAATATCCTCTCCACTTCGCCGACAAATATTCTAGATCACCCCGTCAGTTGGACGGTGGATATCGGCACACGGCCAAAGCTTGCGCCTTATTTTGATTTCGGCGCGGGCTCAAGCTTTGACGTGGCTCAGAAGTATCCCACGCGTTGGGTGTTTCTGGGGCGCATGGAAAATCGCACGGAAGACAGCAAATACGCTGGTTATGCCGGTGCCCAGGCGTTGCTTATGACAAAGTGGGATCCGCACTTCCGCTCGTTGTTCGGTGCAAAATATCTTTATTCACTTCAAGAGCATGAGTTTTTCTGGGACAATCAGTTTGGAATTTCGGTCTCTAGTGGCGCCCACGAAGTTCGTGTCGAATATCAAAATCGCCATGAAATTTCTGACATGAAGGGTTCTTATATTTACTTCTTTTAA
- a CDS encoding FAD-dependent monooxygenase produces MSRIFQNLEVPIDTDLEEKLQYLMPDHGPYRILRQSVDARRSHNVHFVYSVEVAEKNETLKIDNYPVEKISKVVTEKPLIVGSGPAGLFAALRLVERGIPCILFERGSESAERIKGINRYWRYGELDRRNNVCYGEGGAGLYSDGKLITRIKSPHIPYVLNRLVQFGAPAEIQWLANPHVGSDKIRRVIPKMREFLRANGCEIHFNSQVTEILFEGRQTVGVKTEQGTDYRSPYVVLATGHSAEDMLMHLREKDVFMEGKSFAMGLRIEHPQKAINKIQYRDFSEHPKLGSANYKLADHDHKTNIGVYSFCMCPGGYVLSSGTEADGIVCNGMSNYNRNSPYANAAIVVSVDHKTNFGDDVFGGLKLRRELETQAFQSVQNAGGTKEIPAQNMMDFVRGRIGKVNPGSVPSGTKAVRLDELLPSFIRKRILEGFDKFERSMKGFVTEDAQLYGVESRTSCPVRVTRGEDSLQSLSHKGLFPAGEGAGYAGGITSAACDGVRIAEKIFELCR; encoded by the coding sequence ATGTCACGAATTTTTCAGAACCTAGAGGTCCCGATTGACACGGATCTCGAGGAAAAGTTGCAGTATTTGATGCCGGATCACGGGCCCTATCGCATTTTACGCCAGAGCGTCGATGCCCGTCGCTCGCATAACGTGCACTTCGTTTACTCGGTCGAAGTCGCTGAGAAAAATGAAACTCTGAAAATCGACAACTACCCGGTTGAAAAAATCAGCAAAGTCGTCACTGAAAAACCTCTCATCGTGGGCTCAGGTCCCGCGGGACTCTTTGCAGCTCTCCGCCTGGTTGAGCGTGGCATTCCGTGCATTCTTTTTGAACGTGGCTCTGAGAGTGCCGAACGAATCAAAGGGATCAATCGTTACTGGCGCTATGGCGAGCTCGATCGCAGAAACAATGTTTGCTATGGCGAAGGCGGCGCGGGTCTTTACTCCGACGGAAAACTCATCACGCGGATTAAATCTCCGCACATTCCGTATGTGCTCAATCGCCTTGTTCAGTTTGGCGCTCCTGCTGAAATTCAGTGGCTTGCCAATCCACACGTGGGCTCTGATAAAATTCGTCGTGTGATTCCAAAAATGCGCGAATTCCTCCGCGCCAACGGCTGCGAGATTCATTTCAATTCGCAAGTGACCGAGATTTTGTTTGAAGGCCGACAAACCGTCGGCGTGAAAACCGAGCAAGGCACAGATTACCGCTCTCCGTATGTGGTGCTGGCGACAGGTCACTCGGCGGAAGACATGCTCATGCACCTGCGTGAAAAGGACGTCTTCATGGAAGGCAAGTCCTTCGCCATGGGTCTTCGCATTGAACATCCGCAAAAAGCCATTAACAAAATTCAATATCGTGATTTTTCAGAGCATCCAAAACTGGGCTCCGCAAATTACAAGCTCGCCGATCATGATCACAAGACCAACATCGGCGTTTATAGCTTCTGCATGTGCCCGGGCGGTTACGTGCTTTCAAGTGGCACCGAAGCTGACGGCATCGTTTGTAACGGAATGAGTAACTACAACCGGAACTCTCCTTACGCCAACGCTGCTATCGTCGTCAGTGTCGATCATAAAACGAACTTCGGAGACGATGTCTTTGGTGGCTTGAAACTGCGCCGTGAGCTTGAAACTCAGGCCTTCCAGTCGGTTCAGAACGCCGGTGGCACCAAAGAAATTCCGGCTCAGAATATGATGGATTTCGTGCGCGGCCGTATCGGCAAGGTGAACCCAGGCTCCGTTCCTTCAGGCACGAAGGCCGTTCGTTTGGACGAACTCCTCCCGAGCTTTATCCGTAAACGCATCTTAGAAGGCTTTGATAAGTTTGAACGCTCTATGAAGGGCTTTGTGACTGAGGATGCTCAGCTCTATGGAGTTGAGTCTCGCACGAGCTGCCCGGTCCGGGTCACTCGTGGTGAGGACAGCTTGCAGAGCTTGAGCCACAAGGGCCTCTTCCCTGCCGGAGAGGGTGCCGGCTATGCCGGCGGAATCACGTCCGCAGCCTGTGATGGCGTGCGGATCGCTGAAAAGATCTTTGAACTCTGCCGCTAA
- a CDS encoding TIGR02147 family protein yields MEEMIKLNSDISVFLYDVLTKRQEKNAKYSLRAFARDLGISPGRVSELLHGRRLPGRDLILRIADALKLSPLETEGLFRLVHRQKLVQKENGGARQLLADEYAMVADLECYGLLMLMETEGFKSDIEWIARRLNVTALRVQSILERLERLNLIRSRYGVYERLQHRVTSTHDTPSDVLKESHANVMKHAMEALYNVDLNLRDITSITIPADPDKLSQAKEEIRLFRRKMAKIMGSGKTREVYNLNIQLVPITK; encoded by the coding sequence ATGGAAGAAATGATCAAATTGAACTCGGATATCTCCGTTTTCCTTTATGATGTTTTGACAAAACGCCAAGAAAAGAATGCGAAGTATTCGCTTCGTGCCTTTGCGAGAGATCTAGGGATTTCTCCGGGACGCGTGTCTGAACTTCTTCACGGCCGTCGCCTGCCGGGTCGTGATTTGATTTTAAGAATTGCCGATGCATTGAAGTTATCTCCTTTGGAAACCGAGGGTCTTTTCCGTCTCGTGCATCGCCAGAAGCTTGTGCAAAAAGAAAACGGCGGAGCTCGCCAGCTCTTAGCCGATGAATACGCGATGGTGGCAGATCTGGAGTGCTACGGGCTTCTCATGTTGATGGAGACTGAGGGTTTTAAATCCGACATCGAATGGATTGCGCGCCGCTTGAATGTGACAGCGCTGAGAGTGCAAAGCATCTTGGAGCGTTTAGAGCGCTTGAACTTGATCCGTAGCCGCTATGGTGTTTATGAGCGCCTTCAGCACCGAGTGACGAGCACCCATGATACGCCTTCGGATGTTCTGAAGGAGTCTCACGCTAATGTCATGAAGCACGCGATGGAGGCTCTCTACAATGTGGATTTAAATCTCAGAGATATTACCTCCATCACGATTCCCGCAGATCCTGATAAACTTTCGCAGGCTAAAGAAGAGATCCGTCTTTTCCGCCGTAAAATGGCGAAGATCATGGGCTCAGGAAAAACGCGCGAAGTTTATAATTTAAATATTCAACTCGTTCCGATCACGAAATAG